A single Cucumis melo cultivar AY chromosome 4, USDA_Cmelo_AY_1.0, whole genome shotgun sequence DNA region contains:
- the LOC103495015 gene encoding defensin-like protein 1, which yields MAKVVGNSAKMIVAFLFLLALTLSMNEKQGVVEAKVCERRSKTWSGWCGDTKHCDRQCKNWEGAKHGACHAQFPGRACFCYFNC from the exons ATGGCCAAGGTTGTGGGCAACTCTGCCAAGATGATTGTtgctttccttttccttttggCCCTCACGCTTTCCATGAATG AAAAGCAAGGGGTGGTGGAGGCAAAGGTGTGCGAGAGGCGAAGCAAGACGTGGTCGGGATGGTGCGGGGACACGAAGCATTGCGATCGGCAATGCAAGAATTGGGAAGGTGCGAAACATGGAGCTTGCCATGCTCAATTTCCTGGAAGAGCTTGCTTTTGCTACTTCAACTGTTGA